A portion of the Leptospira kanakyensis genome contains these proteins:
- a CDS encoding DUF4254 domain-containing protein produces MKALEAIKAVSIFQESVLDWHKKEAPHPNPYPEGSLESTLYQKNHIDTIQWHIEDEIRRPDIALEEVVALKRKIDKLNQDRTDMVEKLDDFVIDMFRAATPKPDARLNSESPAWLLDRMSILELKIYHMEEQVSRKDASASKEHIAKCQAKLDILLDQREDLKKCLDELFSDYSEGIKRVKVYRQMKMYNDQNLNPSLYKNQK; encoded by the coding sequence ATGAAAGCATTGGAAGCCATAAAAGCCGTCTCTATTTTCCAGGAATCCGTCCTGGATTGGCATAAAAAAGAAGCCCCTCATCCAAATCCTTACCCAGAAGGAAGTTTAGAGTCAACTCTCTACCAAAAAAACCACATCGATACCATCCAATGGCATATTGAAGATGAAATCCGAAGGCCAGACATTGCTTTGGAAGAGGTTGTGGCACTCAAACGAAAGATCGACAAACTGAACCAAGACAGAACCGATATGGTGGAAAAACTGGACGACTTTGTGATTGATATGTTTCGTGCAGCGACTCCAAAACCAGACGCAAGGTTAAACTCCGAATCACCTGCTTGGTTACTGGATCGTATGAGTATCCTAGAACTCAAAATCTACCATATGGAAGAACAAGTTTCCAGAAAAGATGCTTCTGCCTCAAAAGAACATATAGCAAAATGCCAAGCCAAACTAGATATTCTCCTAGACCAGAGAGAAGATCTCAAAAAATGTTTGGACGAACTTTTTTCCGACTACTCGGAAGGTATTAAAAGAGTAAAAGTTTATCGTCAGATGAAGATGTACAATGACCAAAATTTAAATCCGTCTTTGTATAAGAATCAAAAATGA
- a CDS encoding MBL fold metallo-hydrolase, producing MIVQLYGVRGSIASPLRNQDYRKKIIDILDLYRQSGAGVSADEFWQDLPYHLKFVTGSDTTCVSVTDDEGEIYVLDMGTGLRNLGDELVSDYLTSKLKKTVSFFITHTHWDHIQGLPFFKPIYFPDFLLNFYSPYSDLESRLQKQQEPEFFPVPLDGTGSSKDFKLFFPGDVLEFGSGMKVECYPLKHPGGSFAYKFTNRAGKIFIFATDAEFTGADMDLIHECHPFFAEADLLILDTQYTLDESFSKFDWGHTAYTMSVNCASSWRVKNLVLTHHEPSYSDEKIYEIYNDAKLHKEQLGEKKLKIHLAREGLRFHL from the coding sequence GTGATTGTGCAACTCTACGGAGTCCGCGGCTCCATAGCGAGCCCCCTCCGCAACCAAGACTACCGCAAAAAAATTATCGATATCCTAGACCTCTATCGGCAATCGGGGGCTGGTGTGTCAGCGGACGAATTTTGGCAAGACCTTCCCTACCATTTGAAATTTGTCACAGGATCTGACACCACCTGCGTATCTGTCACTGATGATGAAGGGGAAATTTATGTTTTGGATATGGGAACCGGTCTCAGGAACTTAGGGGACGAACTTGTTTCCGACTATCTCACAAGTAAGTTAAAAAAGACAGTCTCCTTCTTTATCACGCACACCCATTGGGATCATATCCAAGGGCTTCCCTTTTTTAAACCCATTTATTTTCCCGATTTCCTTCTGAACTTTTATTCTCCTTATTCGGATTTGGAATCCAGACTCCAAAAACAACAAGAACCAGAATTTTTTCCGGTTCCTTTGGATGGAACCGGTTCTTCCAAAGACTTCAAACTTTTTTTTCCAGGAGATGTTTTGGAATTTGGTTCGGGGATGAAGGTGGAATGTTATCCTTTAAAACATCCAGGTGGATCCTTCGCGTATAAGTTCACAAACCGTGCTGGTAAAATTTTTATTTTTGCCACAGATGCTGAATTTACCGGAGCTGATATGGATTTAATCCATGAATGCCATCCTTTTTTTGCCGAGGCTGATTTACTCATCCTCGACACCCAATACACGTTAGACGAATCGTTTTCAAAATTTGATTGGGGTCATACAGCCTACACTATGTCTGTGAACTGTGCTTCCTCATGGCGAGTCAAGAACTTAGTACTCACCCACCATGAACCAAGTTACTCAGATGAAAAAATTTACGAAATTTATAATGATGCCAAACTCCATAAAGAGCAATTAGGCGAAAAAAAATTAAAAATTCATTTAGCAAGGGAAGGGTTACGCTTCCACCTATAA
- a CDS encoding lipoate--protein ligase family protein encodes MNSKVFYFPQIPSRSPYYNLAIEEAISVKMVSEGITAGVRLWKNPDSIILGLSENPFRNIKEEVVTRYETVARSVGFQKKPKPNFCYIARRASGGGTVFHSISGNINYSLYFNLDERRELFPVKDSYDILLGIVAKSLKKQNIQCFPKGKSDLVLEKNGILKKISGNAQFRKRGCIVQHGTLILEDHLIERVAEVLHHPPEEPDYRKERSHKDFLTSLPDFFSDKLWANDLVREVFSYLGESEPDTPEDFSKISFFGPDFSTFRKHVLQESESIRKKKYQNPEYTLHREIPT; translated from the coding sequence GTGAATTCTAAAGTATTTTATTTTCCACAAATTCCGTCTAGGTCACCTTACTATAATTTGGCGATTGAAGAAGCCATTTCCGTAAAAATGGTTTCAGAAGGAATTACGGCTGGAGTGAGGCTTTGGAAAAATCCAGATTCCATCATTTTAGGTCTTTCCGAAAATCCCTTTCGCAACATCAAAGAAGAAGTGGTGACTCGGTATGAAACCGTCGCTCGGAGCGTTGGTTTCCAGAAAAAACCAAAACCTAATTTTTGTTATATTGCCAGGCGTGCTTCTGGCGGGGGAACCGTTTTTCATTCCATATCGGGAAATATTAATTATTCTCTCTATTTCAATTTAGATGAAAGGAGGGAACTTTTTCCTGTCAAAGATTCCTATGATATCCTTCTTGGAATTGTTGCTAAGTCTCTAAAGAAGCAAAACATCCAATGTTTTCCGAAGGGAAAATCCGATTTGGTTTTAGAAAAAAATGGAATTTTAAAAAAAATCTCAGGGAACGCCCAGTTTCGCAAACGAGGTTGCATAGTACAACATGGGACACTCATTTTAGAAGATCACTTAATTGAACGTGTGGCGGAAGTCCTCCACCACCCGCCCGAAGAACCGGACTACCGCAAAGAAAGAAGCCACAAAGACTTTCTCACTTCTCTACCTGATTTTTTTTCCGATAAACTTTGGGCAAACGATCTTGTGCGAGAAGTTTTTTCTTATTTAGGAGAATCAGAGCCGGACACTCCGGAAGATTTTTCAAAAATTTCCTTCTTTGGCCCCGACTTTTCTACTTTTCGGAAACACGTCCTCCAAGAATCTGAATCTATTCGCAAGAAGAAATACCAAAATCCAGAATACACACTTCACAGAGAAATTCCCACATGA
- a CDS encoding glycosyltransferase has translation MRVLYFSDTFLPKTDGVAVSIKNFSELLALRGHEFCICAPKYGDGDFDRMTDNIQVVRFRSGYLPSYPDIKVVLPSPGKIKRIIEDFKPDLIHIHTPGLLGLYAVNAAERFGVPTIGTYHTLMAEQEMYVSFYRLFKLDKLFFKANKFKKKLNIDELDKIVKFDNFNIRKKIILKICNDIYNRCDVVISPSHLIKEQLIEYGITRPITVVSNGMDLKRFQGTAKTYTGGDAPKFLHVGRISYEKNCDVVINAFKLIHEHYPKATLTVIGEGPAIPSLERQAEHLGIQNSVSFKGFIPNAVLHEEYPKYDVFLTASTMETQGLVVLEAIACGLPAVGVDAFALPELIRHGENGYIAKSFDARGIAEGALSIIRNPDEYSTFSKNSIQIASGHEMEKCVDAMEEVYSKVVEAMKGKVKKSTIFDLFFDFMQ, from the coding sequence TTGCGAGTCTTATATTTTTCCGATACTTTTTTGCCAAAAACCGACGGAGTTGCTGTTTCCATTAAGAATTTTTCTGAACTTTTGGCCCTCCGTGGGCACGAGTTTTGTATTTGTGCTCCCAAATACGGAGACGGGGACTTTGACAGGATGACGGACAATATCCAAGTAGTTCGCTTCCGATCGGGGTATTTGCCAAGTTACCCTGATATCAAAGTGGTTTTGCCCTCGCCAGGAAAAATCAAACGTATCATTGAAGATTTCAAACCTGATCTCATCCATATCCATACCCCGGGGCTTCTCGGACTTTACGCTGTGAATGCTGCGGAACGATTTGGGGTTCCGACAATTGGGACGTACCACACTCTAATGGCAGAACAGGAAATGTATGTTTCCTTTTATCGTTTGTTTAAACTTGATAAACTTTTTTTTAAAGCCAATAAGTTTAAGAAAAAATTAAACATCGATGAATTAGATAAAATTGTAAAATTTGATAACTTTAATATTCGCAAAAAAATAATACTCAAAATCTGTAATGATATATATAACCGATGTGATGTGGTGATATCTCCAAGCCATCTCATCAAAGAACAACTCATCGAATATGGAATCACTCGACCAATTACTGTTGTTTCCAATGGAATGGATTTAAAAAGATTCCAAGGAACAGCAAAAACATATACAGGCGGAGACGCTCCCAAGTTTTTGCACGTGGGACGAATTTCGTATGAAAAAAATTGCGATGTGGTCATCAATGCATTTAAACTCATCCATGAACATTACCCTAAGGCAACTCTCACAGTGATTGGAGAGGGCCCGGCCATTCCTTCTTTAGAACGCCAAGCAGAACATTTAGGAATTCAGAACTCGGTTAGTTTTAAAGGATTTATCCCCAATGCCGTGTTACACGAAGAATATCCAAAGTATGATGTGTTTTTAACAGCATCAACTATGGAGACACAAGGACTTGTCGTTTTAGAAGCCATTGCTTGTGGATTACCAGCTGTGGGTGTGGATGCGTTTGCTTTGCCAGAACTTATCCGTCATGGTGAAAACGGATACATTGCAAAATCATTTGATGCCAGAGGAATTGCAGAGGGTGCACTTTCTATCATTCGGAATCCAGATGAGTATTCGACCTTTTCAAAAAATTCCATTCAGATTGCTTCGGGGCATGAAATGGAAAAATGTGTCGATGCTATGGAAGAGGTATATTCGAAAGTTGTAGAAGCAATGAAGGGTAAAGTTAAAAAATCAACTATCTTTGATTTGTTTTTTGATTTTATGCAATGA
- a CDS encoding glycosyltransferase family 9 protein, which yields MTNLLVLRFSAMGDVALMTPALIAIAAKYSNTQLTVVTRGNFAPFFYNIPNLNVLGINLKKYKGILGLVRMYRDIAKLGPFGHVIDLHGSVRSRFIAFLFRSQGVPYSKIIKGRREKLKQTRRYNKNLNPLPHTVERYLNVFRKAGYDAPIRKGPWLNVDGESKIYARDFFKSIGIDKKEGQWFGFAPFAGHALKEWSFEKCKRLVEVLLDEFPDCNVFLFGGKDEAKELEILRNGHTRAHIVQGGNLGIRGELGIMDRLDVMIGMDSSNVHIAALLKKPVIGIYGTTHPLSGFGPFAQEDSGVLQVDLPCRPCSIYGNTKCWRGDHACMELIDPLDVVRRIRLIQNVNTLW from the coding sequence ATGACAAACCTCTTAGTACTAAGATTTTCAGCGATGGGGGATGTGGCTTTAATGACACCAGCTCTCATCGCCATTGCAGCTAAATATTCAAACACTCAGCTGACAGTTGTTACAAGAGGAAACTTCGCACCATTTTTCTATAATATCCCCAATCTCAATGTTTTAGGAATCAATCTTAAAAAATATAAAGGAATTTTAGGTTTAGTTCGGATGTATCGTGACATCGCCAAACTAGGGCCTTTCGGTCATGTGATTGACCTCCACGGTTCTGTTCGTTCTCGGTTCATTGCATTTTTGTTTCGTAGCCAAGGTGTCCCTTATTCAAAAATCATCAAAGGACGCCGAGAAAAATTAAAACAAACAAGACGTTATAATAAAAATCTAAATCCACTCCCACACACAGTAGAACGTTATTTGAATGTATTTCGTAAAGCTGGATATGATGCTCCCATTCGAAAAGGCCCTTGGCTCAATGTAGATGGAGAATCAAAGATTTATGCTAGAGATTTTTTTAAGTCCATCGGCATAGATAAAAAAGAAGGACAGTGGTTTGGATTTGCTCCGTTTGCAGGACATGCACTCAAAGAATGGAGTTTTGAAAAATGCAAACGCCTCGTGGAAGTTTTACTCGATGAATTTCCAGACTGTAATGTATTCCTCTTTGGTGGAAAGGACGAAGCAAAAGAATTAGAAATCCTTCGAAACGGCCACACTCGCGCTCATATTGTGCAAGGTGGAAATTTAGGGATCCGTGGAGAACTTGGGATTATGGATCGTTTGGATGTGATGATTGGGATGGATAGTTCTAACGTTCATATTGCGGCCCTTCTCAAAAAACCAGTGATTGGAATTTATGGAACCACACACCCACTTTCTGGATTTGGTCCCTTTGCCCAAGAAGACTCTGGAGTTTTACAAGTGGACTTACCTTGCCGTCCATGTTCCATTTACGGAAACACCAAATGTTGGCGCGGTGATCATGCTTGTATGGAACTCATTGACCCACTAGACGTTGTTAGACGAATTAGACTCATCCAAAATGTAAATACACTTTGGTGA
- a CDS encoding penicillin-binding protein 1A: MNKEKTLRITITTFFTIALLGGFFFGYILSEVNKGKELQKLASYQPTTPTKLYDSNGVLFAELYRHKQELLKYSDIPPHVIHAFLSVEDDNFFNHFGIDFLAIVRAAIKNVFAGRIVQGGSTLTQQLAKTILQQRKKTFGRKFLEALLTLQIEQEYTKEEILEIYFNLIYLGHGTTGLSSAANVYFQKDVRDLSIAEAAMLARLPKAPVTYSPFKNPKEAKQAHMVVLGLMAKNGFIPKDQVQKIHDDFWERYWPVFITQSPSRSTWGAKLNRAPYFTEWVRQILEKELGEEALYTGGLRVYTTLDVRKQEIAEEELRKGLIEQDKYAFGANFRYVGRADRGLVSLYNLLGSIFPVGVPYVTSLDDRQVFRLHLEKEMAPALELLTDFTPSENESSAVKEFQRSSLVFSSNLHVEGAIVTIDHQTGYLQTMVGGSRFSPKNQFNRAMQARRQTGSAFKPFVYAAAIQNRAVGSGTGIMDAPLTTITEEGEGYSPQDISGDFRGMVPLSRALSLSLNIVSVQVLMRTGTDAVIDFASKVTKANKSRFPTGPALALGVAELTPYEMALGYSILANKGKDVIPFSVRYVLNQSGSVVYNKEKEVQETLAEEAKNGTIQIIPEATAYIIKQMLIGVAMGGTPTQALRAADKGNYKGESGGKTGSTSSYTNVWYAGFDPKYTSVVWMGFDKSSLSLGKGVTAAGVAAPIWGKLYSRWYNEGPYPVFYPNGKAEEIPADVVKGATCAFNGLSPGPNCPLTGNLFLKPITIAGRTLAVPGGRQCDGDRDHYRSMDLTDFLQRELEISDDELK, encoded by the coding sequence ATGAACAAAGAAAAAACACTTCGAATCACTATTACTACTTTTTTCACCATTGCACTCCTTGGAGGTTTCTTTTTTGGATATATCCTTTCTGAGGTAAACAAAGGAAAGGAGTTACAGAAGTTGGCTTCTTACCAGCCAACAACTCCAACTAAACTCTATGATTCAAATGGAGTGTTGTTTGCCGAACTATATCGCCACAAACAAGAATTATTAAAATACAGTGACATTCCACCTCATGTCATCCATGCTTTTCTCTCCGTAGAAGATGATAATTTTTTCAATCACTTCGGAATTGATTTTTTAGCCATTGTTCGTGCCGCCATTAAAAACGTTTTTGCCGGACGGATTGTCCAAGGTGGGTCAACTCTCACCCAACAGTTAGCAAAAACCATCTTACAACAAAGGAAAAAAACTTTTGGTCGTAAGTTTTTAGAAGCGTTACTTACTTTACAAATTGAACAAGAGTATACCAAAGAAGAAATTTTAGAAATCTATTTTAACTTAATTTATTTGGGACATGGAACCACGGGTCTTTCTTCTGCTGCTAATGTCTACTTCCAAAAAGATGTGAGAGATTTGAGCATTGCAGAAGCCGCCATGCTTGCAAGACTTCCCAAAGCTCCGGTGACTTATTCCCCATTTAAAAACCCAAAAGAAGCAAAACAAGCGCATATGGTGGTTTTGGGGCTCATGGCAAAAAATGGATTCATCCCCAAAGACCAAGTTCAAAAAATCCATGATGATTTTTGGGAAAGGTACTGGCCAGTTTTCATCACTCAATCTCCTTCCCGTTCCACATGGGGTGCAAAACTCAATCGAGCCCCTTATTTTACTGAGTGGGTACGTCAAATTTTAGAGAAAGAATTAGGGGAAGAGGCTTTATATACTGGTGGACTCAGAGTTTATACAACTCTGGATGTTCGAAAACAAGAGATTGCTGAAGAGGAACTTAGAAAAGGACTTATAGAACAAGATAAGTATGCATTTGGTGCAAACTTTCGTTATGTGGGAAGGGCGGATAGGGGACTCGTTTCTTTATACAATCTTCTTGGTTCTATTTTTCCTGTTGGAGTTCCTTACGTCACTAGTTTGGATGACAGGCAAGTTTTCCGCCTCCATTTAGAAAAAGAAATGGCCCCGGCCTTAGAACTTTTGACAGATTTTACCCCGTCAGAAAATGAAAGTTCTGCGGTCAAAGAATTCCAAAGATCCTCTCTTGTGTTTTCATCCAACTTACACGTAGAAGGTGCCATTGTCACCATCGACCACCAAACTGGTTATCTTCAAACTATGGTTGGGGGATCTAGGTTCTCTCCTAAAAATCAGTTCAATCGCGCCATGCAAGCCAGACGCCAAACTGGTTCTGCATTCAAACCATTTGTTTATGCTGCAGCGATCCAAAATAGAGCCGTGGGTTCCGGAACAGGGATTATGGATGCTCCTCTAACAACAATTACAGAAGAAGGGGAAGGTTATTCGCCTCAAGATATCTCTGGGGATTTTAGAGGGATGGTTCCGCTTTCTCGTGCGTTATCTTTATCTTTAAATATTGTTTCTGTTCAAGTTTTGATGCGAACTGGAACAGATGCAGTCATCGATTTTGCATCCAAAGTGACAAAAGCAAACAAATCTAGGTTTCCTACAGGGCCTGCTTTGGCTTTAGGTGTTGCTGAATTAACACCTTATGAAATGGCTCTTGGTTATTCCATTTTAGCAAACAAAGGAAAAGATGTAATTCCGTTCAGTGTGCGTTATGTGCTGAATCAAAGTGGTTCAGTTGTTTATAATAAAGAAAAAGAAGTCCAAGAAACTCTTGCTGAAGAAGCAAAAAATGGAACAATTCAAATCATTCCGGAAGCTACTGCTTATATCATTAAACAAATGTTAATTGGTGTTGCTATGGGTGGAACTCCGACACAAGCTCTTCGTGCGGCCGATAAAGGAAATTATAAGGGAGAGTCTGGTGGAAAAACGGGATCCACATCTTCTTATACGAATGTTTGGTATGCAGGTTTTGATCCCAAATACACCTCCGTTGTATGGATGGGATTTGATAAATCCTCTCTTTCTCTTGGAAAGGGCGTCACTGCAGCGGGAGTGGCGGCTCCGATTTGGGGAAAATTGTATTCCCGTTGGTACAACGAAGGCCCGTATCCTGTATTTTATCCAAACGGAAAAGCAGAAGAAATCCCTGCTGATGTAGTGAAGGGAGCGACTTGTGCTTTTAACGGACTTTCTCCTGGCCCCAATTGTCCTTTGACAGGGAATTTATTTCTAAAACCAATTACCATTGCTGGCCGTACCTTGGCCGTCCCAGGTGGAAGGCAATGTGATGGTGACCGTGACCACTACCGCTCGATGGATCTCACCGACTTTCTCCAGAGAGAATTAGAAATCTCAGACGACGAACTGAAGTAA
- a CDS encoding tetratricopeptide repeat protein, which produces MKKAVLTILVLALTASISAGESSLMNEDLDSLIGQYDKETLTVISNELVKLASEEEGLGEFDLASGHYTRAIKIREAIGMSEHKSFASIQYLASLAHSKAGNFCEASAHAKKASDAFRLHGISKFEQKASDDHKEYARACAVVAFK; this is translated from the coding sequence ATGAAAAAGGCAGTTTTAACCATTCTAGTTTTGGCACTTACCGCTTCCATTTCTGCTGGAGAATCTTCTTTGATGAATGAAGACCTTGATTCCCTCATAGGTCAATATGACAAAGAAACCTTAACTGTAATCTCTAATGAACTTGTGAAACTTGCAAGTGAAGAAGAAGGTTTGGGTGAGTTTGATTTAGCTTCCGGACATTATACTCGCGCCATAAAAATTAGAGAAGCCATTGGTATGAGTGAACACAAAAGTTTTGCATCGATCCAATACCTTGCAAGTCTAGCGCATTCCAAAGCTGGTAATTTTTGTGAAGCATCCGCACATGCTAAAAAAGCAAGTGATGCATTCCGTTTACATGGTATTTCTAAATTTGAACAAAAAGCAAGTGATGATCACAAAGAATATGCACGAGCTTGTGCGGTTGTGGCATTCAAATAA
- the glyA gene encoding serine hydroxymethyltransferase, translating into MSYLEKQDPEVYSALKKEDERQEHSLEMIASENFVSRPVLEAYHSTLTNKYAEGYPGKRYYNGCENADKVEQIAIERAKKMFGAEYANVQPHSGAQANMAVFLATLEPGDSFLGMNLAHGGHLTHGSAVNISGKYFKPIPYGVDEKTETINYDEVAKLAKEHKPKLIVVGASAYPRTIDFNKFREIADGIGAKIMADIAHISGLVVAGEHPSPIGVCDFVTTTTHKTLRGPRGGLILSSSEHEKILNSRVFPGIQGGPLMHVIAAKAVAFGEALQPDFKTYIKQVVKNAKVLADTFQKRGFRVVSGGTDNHIVLLDVSVKGLTGNDAANGLDHVGVTVNKNAIPFDKNPPAVASGIRLGTPALTTRGLKEKEIEAVGNLICDYLDHFGDSSWESKVKAAVKEITSAFPMTNFRLEN; encoded by the coding sequence ATGAGTTATTTAGAAAAACAAGATCCAGAAGTTTACTCCGCTTTAAAAAAAGAAGACGAACGCCAAGAACATTCCCTAGAGATGATTGCTAGTGAGAACTTTGTTTCGCGTCCGGTATTGGAAGCTTACCATTCCACTCTTACAAACAAATATGCAGAAGGATATCCTGGAAAACGTTACTACAATGGTTGTGAAAACGCAGACAAGGTAGAACAAATTGCTATCGAAAGAGCCAAAAAAATGTTTGGGGCCGAATATGCAAACGTACAACCACATAGCGGTGCACAGGCGAATATGGCGGTATTTCTTGCAACACTCGAACCAGGAGATAGTTTCCTTGGGATGAATTTGGCACATGGTGGCCACCTAACTCATGGTAGTGCTGTTAATATTAGTGGAAAATATTTTAAACCAATCCCTTATGGTGTGGATGAAAAAACAGAAACCATCAATTACGATGAAGTGGCAAAACTGGCAAAAGAACACAAACCAAAACTAATTGTTGTAGGTGCATCCGCTTACCCAAGAACCATTGATTTTAATAAATTCCGTGAAATTGCGGATGGAATTGGTGCAAAAATCATGGCAGACATTGCACATATTTCCGGTCTTGTTGTTGCCGGAGAACACCCAAGTCCAATAGGCGTTTGTGATTTTGTTACCACAACCACTCATAAAACGTTACGTGGGCCAAGAGGGGGACTCATCCTTTCCTCTTCGGAACATGAAAAGATTTTAAACTCAAGAGTGTTTCCAGGAATCCAAGGCGGACCACTCATGCACGTAATTGCAGCAAAAGCAGTTGCGTTCGGAGAAGCCCTACAACCAGATTTCAAAACTTATATCAAACAAGTGGTAAAGAATGCAAAAGTTCTCGCGGATACTTTCCAAAAACGGGGTTTTCGTGTGGTTTCTGGTGGAACTGACAACCATATTGTTCTTCTCGATGTTTCCGTAAAAGGACTCACAGGAAATGATGCTGCCAATGGACTCGATCACGTGGGAGTGACCGTCAATAAAAACGCCATCCCATTTGATAAAAATCCACCGGCTGTGGCTTCAGGAATCCGACTAGGAACACCAGCTCTCACAACTCGTGGCCTAAAAGAAAAAGAAATTGAAGCAGTGGGAAATTTGATCTGTGACTATTTAGATCATTTTGGTGATTCTTCCTGGGAATCGAAAGTAAAAGCAGCGGTGAAAGAAATCACATCTGCTTTCCCAATGACAAACTTTCGTTTAGAAAACTAA
- a CDS encoding rhomboid family intramembrane serine protease: protein MASRYPGYELRFGPPMVPVVRTLMIINAVLFLLQMATKLAFHSPIMEIYFGLTPELVLNGWAWQLLSYAFLHGSFLHILFNMLSLWMFGSELADLWGERAFLKFYLFTAFLGGIGTVAAHFFGIPQGLVVGASASIYGLLVAYAMTWPNRELLVFLIFPMRAKYFVMIVMLMVLFAQGERVAHFAHLGGAIGGLFLMKVYTGWKKKVTSLPTWSLSRYLQKRRFMRYQEEMAKRENAKTKVDELLEKISKNGMDSLSRSERKFLNEASQKYFNE, encoded by the coding sequence ATGGCCTCTCGTTACCCAGGATATGAACTCCGATTTGGACCACCCATGGTTCCCGTTGTACGCACTCTTATGATTATCAACGCAGTTTTATTCCTACTGCAGATGGCAACGAAACTGGCTTTCCATTCTCCTATTATGGAAATCTATTTCGGCCTCACCCCAGAGCTGGTTTTGAATGGTTGGGCCTGGCAACTCCTCAGTTACGCCTTCCTTCATGGGAGTTTTCTACACATTCTATTCAATATGCTGAGCCTTTGGATGTTTGGTTCAGAACTTGCGGATCTTTGGGGAGAACGTGCTTTCTTAAAATTTTATCTTTTCACCGCATTTCTCGGTGGAATTGGCACGGTGGCTGCCCATTTTTTTGGCATTCCGCAGGGGCTAGTTGTTGGTGCGAGTGCCAGTATCTATGGACTCCTTGTGGCCTATGCGATGACTTGGCCAAACCGTGAACTTCTAGTATTTCTCATCTTTCCGATGCGGGCCAAATATTTTGTAATGATCGTCATGCTTATGGTTCTTTTTGCCCAAGGGGAACGAGTGGCCCATTTTGCTCATTTAGGGGGAGCCATTGGAGGTTTATTCTTAATGAAAGTTTACACTGGCTGGAAAAAGAAAGTCACTTCCCTTCCCACTTGGTCTCTCTCTCGGTATTTACAAAAACGTAGGTTTATGCGTTACCAAGAAGAAATGGCAAAAAGGGAAAATGCAAAAACGAAAGTGGATGAACTGTTGGAAAAAATTTCTAAAAATGGAATGGATTCCCTTTCCCGAAGCGAAAGAAAATTTTTAAACGAAGCCTCACAGAAATACTTCAACGAGTGA
- a CDS encoding NRDE family protein, whose amino-acid sequence MCLVVIAYKVHPDYPLVIVSNRDEFFERPTEPLHVWETSPEIIGGKDLKAGGTWLGASSFGKVSFLTNVRNLRKPSHPHPVSRGSLVLDFLKSDPEISSKDYREKVQNHANEYEGFNLFVYDGKEANYVGGDPLHVLTLEPGFHAVSNASWNTIWPKTAKLKANVEQVFDSIPMDENWRTLVTSEFFRLLADADLVKEDSLLPDTGIGLERERYLSSIRIRVPGYGTRASTILFCGKDGVEVLERTFSDPLSNEFTERRDVLAFSES is encoded by the coding sequence ATGTGCCTAGTTGTGATTGCATATAAGGTTCATCCTGATTACCCACTTGTCATTGTTTCCAACAGGGATGAGTTCTTTGAAAGACCTACTGAGCCACTCCACGTATGGGAGACGAGCCCCGAAATCATTGGAGGAAAGGATTTAAAAGCTGGAGGAACTTGGCTTGGTGCGAGTTCTTTCGGTAAGGTTTCTTTTCTCACCAATGTAAGAAATTTACGAAAACCTTCTCACCCCCATCCCGTTTCACGAGGAAGTTTGGTTTTAGATTTTTTAAAATCAGACCCGGAAATTTCCTCAAAGGATTATCGTGAGAAGGTACAAAATCATGCAAACGAATATGAAGGATTCAATTTATTTGTATATGATGGAAAAGAAGCAAACTATGTAGGAGGGGATCCTTTACATGTTTTGACTTTGGAACCAGGGTTTCATGCAGTGAGTAATGCCAGTTGGAATACAATTTGGCCGAAAACCGCCAAATTAAAAGCAAACGTCGAACAGGTGTTTGATTCCATTCCTATGGATGAAAATTGGCGCACCCTTGTCACATCCGAATTCTTTCGGTTACTTGCAGATGCAGATTTAGTCAAAGAAGATTCTCTCCTGCCTGACACCGGAATTGGTCTTGAAAGGGAAAGATATCTATCATCGATTCGCATTCGTGTTCCCGGTTATGGAACCCGTGCTTCAACAATTTTATTTTGTGGTAAGGATGGGGTGGAAGTTTTGGAACGCACATTCTCCGATCCGCTTTCAAATGAATTTACGGAACGGAGAGATGTCTTAGCGTTTAGCGAGAGTTAG